A window of Geothrix edaphica genomic DNA:
AGGCTCAGGCGCAGGTTGGTCACCACGTTCTGCAGCAGCAGCAGGGGCTCCACCCGGGCGTGGAAATCCGGGGGGATGCACGATTCCAGCTGCTCGGCCAGGCGGGCCAGGGACTCCTCCAGCCGGCCCTGGCCCTGGATGGCCCGGTTCACCACCTTCATCTGGGCGTTCAGGCGGGCGACGGCGTCGGGCCCGTCCTTGCAGGTCTGGAGCGCCGTCAGGATCTGGCGGAAGGAATCGCGGTGGTCCTCCAGGAAGGCCGCCCACAGGGCCCGGAGGGCGCCGGCGTCCTCTCCCGGCGGGGGGGCCATGGCCCGGAGCGAGGCCAGAAGGTCGAGGAGAAGCCCCACCCAGGTGGGCTGCTCCAGCTCCACCATCAGCTCCCGGTGGGCCGTCCCGGTCAGCTGGGCCAGCCGCCCCAGGCTGTGCTGGAGGACCTGGCCCATGGCGGCCCGGGCCTCGCCGAGGCGGCGGGGCGAGAACTGATGCAGGAAGGCCAGGAACAGGCCGAGGTTCCGCCGCAGCTGGGCCTGGGCGGGAGATTCCCCGGCGGCGACGGGTTCCCGCGAGGGCGCCTCCAGCAGGGGATCCAGGTCGCCGGCCCCTTCCCTGAGGATGTCCTCCAGCAGGGTGAGGTCCAGCCGGGAAAGGCCCTTCTCCCGGATCAACTGCCGGGCCAGCAGCAGGCGCTGGGGCTGAGTTCCTGGGACGGACATGGCGAAAGCATACAACGGGCCGGGTTCGGGGAAGGGGCCGGGCCGTCAGGATGATGCCGGAGGTGATACCATCGCCTCACCCCATCCGGAGGCAGCCAGTGGTCAGCAAGCTAGGGGAAATGCTCGTCAAGGCTCAGCTCATCACGGATGCCCAGTTGGAAGAAGTCATCAGGATCCAGCGGCGTGAGGGCGGCAAGCTCGGCAGCATCGTGGTGCGTCAGGGCTTCTGCTCCGATCAGGACATCGTGAGCTTCCTGGGCATGCAGTACGGCGTGCCGGCTGCGGACCTGGAGCAATGGCCCCCCATAGATGCAAGTGTCATCGCGCTCATCCCCAAGGACCTGGCCCAGCGCCACAAGGTGCTGCCCCTCCAGCGCACGGGCAACGTGCTGACCCTGGCCATGTCCGATCCCACCGACATCTTCGCCATGGATGATGTGCGCTTCCACACGGGCTACAACGTGGATCCCGTGGTGTCCAGCGAGATGGGCCTGGTGCGGGCGGTCGAGAAGTACTACGGCGGTTCCAGCGGGGTGCGCCTGGCGGACGGCCAAGCCGGCCGCGCCACGACGACCAACCTGGGCGGCGCCGCTGGAGCCGGCCCCACCGACGCTAGCCTTCCCAATCCCTTCAACGAACAGGACGAGCACATCGACCTCCAGGAGCTGGAGCAGGAGCTGGATGCCGACGCGGAGTTCGAGGCCACGGACGACGACGAGGAGAGCATCAACGTCGGCGCCCTGAAGCGGGGCAGCGAGGACGCCCCGGTGGTCAAGCTCGTGAACATGGTGCTCATCGACGCCATCAAGCGCGGTGCGTCCGACATCCACATCGAGCCCTATGAGAAGAACTACCGCATCCGATTCCGCATCGACGGCATCCTCATGGAGGTCATGCGGCCCAACCTCAAGCTGAAGGACCCGCTCACCTCCCGCGTGAAGATCCTGGCCAAGCTCAACATCGCCGAGAAGCGCCTGCCCCAGGACGGCCGCATCAAGCTGCGCGTGAACATGAGCGGCCGGCAGAAGGTCATCGACTACCGCGTGAGCATCCTGCCCACCCTCTTCGGCGAGAAGATCGTGCTGCGGCTGCTGGACAGCGACAAGCTCATGCTCGACCTCACCAAGCTCGGCTTCGAGCCGGAGAGCCTGGAGCGGTGGGACCGGCAGATTTCGAAGCCCTACGGCATGGTGCTGGTGACGGGCCCCACGGGATCGGGCAAGACCAACACGCTCTATTCCTCCATCGCCAAGCTCAACACGGTGGACACCAACATCCTAACGGCGGAGGATCCGGTGGAGTTCAACTTCCCCGGCATCAACCAAGTGCAGATGAAGGAGCAGATCGGCCTCAACTTCGCCGCCGCCCTGCGCTCCTTCCTCCGGCAGGATCCCAACATCATCCTCGTGGGCGAGATCCGCGACTTCGAGACCGCCGAGATCGCCATCAAGGCCTCGCTCACCGGCCACCTGGTGCTCTCCACCCTGCACACCAACGACGCGCCCAGCACCATCAACCGCCTCATGAACATGGGGGTGGAGCCGTTCCTGGTGGCCACCTCGGTGAACATCATCTGCGCCCAGCGCCTGGTGCGCCGCCTCTGCAGCAGCTGCAAGGCCGTGGACACGCACCACCAGCCCGAAGAGGCGCTGCGCGAAGTGGGCTTCACCCCGGAGGAGATCCAGCGGGGCATCACCTTCTACAAGCCCGTCGGCTGCGACATCTGCAACAAGCGTGGCTACAAGGGCCGCGTGGGCCTCTACGAGGTGCTGGAGATGTCCGAGACCCTCAAGGACATGATCCTCACCGGGGCCTCGGCCATCGAGCTGCGCGAGCAGGGCCAGAAGGAGGGCATGATCACCCTCCGCCGCTCCGGCTGCCGCAAGGTCCTCGACGGCGTCACCACCATCGAAGAGATCATCCGCGAAACCGTGTTGTAGGAGAGCTCCGCATGAGTGAAATCGGTTCCAACTACGTAGCCCCGCTGCAGCAGCTGCTCAAGACCATGGTGGAGTACGGGGGCACGGATCTCCACATCACCACGGAAACAGCCCCCCAGATCCGCATCGACGGGCGCATGGTGCCCCTCAAGCTGCCGCCCATGGATGCCTCCCAGACTCGGTGGCTTTGCTACGGCGTCATGACCGACCAGCAGAAGCACCGCCTGGAGGAGGATCTGGAGGTGGACTTCTCCTTCGGTCTCCAGGGTGTGGCCCGCTTCCGCGCCAACGTCTTCAACCAGCGCGGTGCCACGGCGGGTGTCTTCCGCACCATCCCCGAGAACATCCGCAGCTTCGATCAGCTGGGTCTTCCCCCCTCGGTCCAGGCCCTCTGCGACAAGCCCCGCGGCCTGGTGCTGGTGACGGGCGTGACGGGCTCCGGCAAGTCCACCACCCTGGCCGCCATGGTGGACAAGATCAACGCCGAGGAGCCGGTGCATATCCTCACCATCGAGGACCCGGTGGAATACGTCCACAAGCACCGGCGCGCCCTGGTGAACCAGCGGGAGATCCACGCGGACACCCACAGCTTCAAGAAGGCCCTGCGCTCGGCCCTGCGCCAGGATCCCGACGTGGTGCTGGTGGGCGAGATGCGCGACCTGGAGACCATCGAATCCGCCCTCACCATCGCCGAGACGGGCCACCTCACCTTCGCCACCCTGCACACCAACAGCACCGTGCAGACCATCAACCGCATCATCGATGTGTTCCCCAGCCACCAGCAGGCGCAGGTGCGAGCCCAGCTCTCCCTCGTGCTGGAGGGCGTCATCTGCCAGAGCCTCATCCCCAAGGCCGGCGGCAAAGGCCGGGCCCTGGCCCTGGAGATCATGATCCCCAACTCCGCCATCCGGAACCTCATCCGCGAGGACAAGATCCACCAGATCTACGGCACCATGCAGTCCGGCCAGTCCAAGTACGGCATGCAGACCTTCAACCAGAGCCTGTCCGACCTGGTCATCCGCAAGGAGATCACCCAGGAGCAGGCGTTTGAGTATTCCTCGAACACCGACGAGCTGCGGGAGCTCATCAACCGCGGCGTGGGTGTCGGCTCCGCCGGCGGTCGCGGAGCCGCGGCCGCGCAGCCCGCCGCCACCAGCAACCCGGCGCTGGGCGGGCGGAACCCCAACATCAAGTACACCTAGGCATTTTCCCTGCGACCATTAGTTCTTCACCACTGATCCATTCCTGCCTATCCTGAAGGCACCACCGTTCCTAGCCCGCCGAGGTCCGCATGCCCGCATACGCATGGAAAGGAAAGAATCGAATGGGGGAGGCCCAGGAGGGCGTCCTGGTGTCCGAATCCCGGGACGCCGCCGCCGCCACCCTGAAGCGCAACGGCATCGAAGTCACCTCCATCGGCGCCATGGCCGCCAAGGGCACCAAGTCCTTCGGCAAAGTGAAACCCAAGGACCTCGCCATCTTCACCCGCCAGTTCAGCGTCATGATCGACGCCGGCCTGCCCCTGGTGCAGTGCCTGGAGATCCTCGGCGCCCAGCAGCAGGACAAGGGCTTCCAGAAGATCATCGAGGCGGTGCGGCAGGACGTGGAGCAGGGCCTCACCCTGCAGGCCGCCCTCTCCAAGCACCCCAAGGCCTTCAACGACCTCTACGTGAACATGGTGGGCGCTGGCGAAAGCGGCGGCATCCTGGATGTCATCCTCCAGCGCCTGTCGGGCTACATCGAGAAAGCCGTGAAGCTTACCGCCAAGGTGAAGGGCGCCATGACCTACCCCGTGGCCGTCATCACCATCGCCATCGCGGTGGTGGTCATCATCATGGTAAAGGTGATTCCCGTCTTCTCCGCCATGTATGACGGCCTGGGCAGCAAGCTGCCCTTCCCAACGCTAGTCTGCATGGCCATCTCCACAGCGCTCATCAATTACAGTTGGCTGATCATTCTTGCCGTCGTGCTTGTCGTAGTGGGTCTGCGTCAGTACTACAAGACGACGGCGGGCCGCCTCGTAATCGATTCCCTCATGCTGAAGATCCCGATCATCGGCGACGTGCTCCGCAAGGTGGCCGTGGCCCGGTTCTGCCGCACCCTGGGCACCCTCATCAGCTCTGGTGTGCCCATCCTCGAGGGCATGGACATCACGGCCCGCACCGCTGGCAACATGGTCATCCAGAACGCCATCCTCAAGTCGAAGGACGCCGTGGAGCAGGGCCGTAACATCGCCACGCCCCTGGCGGAAACCAAGGTCTTCCCGCCCATGGTGGTGCAGATGGTGGGCGTGGGCGAGGCCACAGGCGCCCTGGACGCCATGCTGTCCAAGGTGGCCGACTTCTACGAGGACGAGGTGGACAACGCCGTGGCCAACCTCACCAGCCTCATGGAGCCCGTCATGATCGCCATGCTGGGCGGCATCATCGGCTTCATCGTCATCGCCATGTATCTGCCCATCTTCAACCTGGCCAACGTGTTCGGGAAGGACTGACCGCGGCGGTTCCGCACGCCCCTTGCATGCTTTCCTGAACCCATTGGAGGCCCCCATGACCGGCCCATTGTCCCGCTTATCCTCCCGCCGCCGTCGGGGCACCACTGGCGGTTTCTCCCTGATTGAACTCCTTCTGGTGTTGGCCATCATCGGCATCATCAGTGCCATCGCCATCCCCAGCTTCCTGGGCCAGCGACGCCGGGCCCGGGTTATCGGTGACGCCATGGCCAACGCCAAGGTCTTGTCCATGTCTCTGGAGAACCGCAAGGCTGAGAGCGGTCTTTATGGCCCCGCTGGCACCTACGGATGGAAGCCCGATGGTAGCGATACCACGGGACCCACCTTCATCCCCACCTTCCAGCCTCAGGGCAACAGCAAGATGAACTACGAGGTGAAGATCACGGGTGCGGGGCTTACCTACGAACTCACCGTCACCGATCCATCCATCGGATCGGGGGTTACCGCCTACAAGACCGACCAGTCTGGCGCCGAATTGGCTCGCCTGCATTGAGCTGACAACATCCCTTCAGTTCCGGTTCCTTCCCGCATCGGCATAGCCGAGCCCAATCATCAGGGCGCCTGCCAAGAGACTGAAGGTGGCGATGAGCCAGCTTGGTGTAGGTGGGGGCGGCGGGAACAGCATCTCGTCCGGAATGTTCTGCCATGTTTTTATTTTTTTCCCACTTGGAAGCCGCACGATGTTGGGCTCAGGTTGGAAGAGAGCCCCAGCCAGGTGCGCTTCCTGCTGGGCTGGACCGCTTCGAACCACCTGTTCGGCCGCGGCATAGGGCAGCACCCAGGGAATTAAATCCCGCCGCCATGGCTGGGGCAACTCTTGGCCCGTGAGGGAGATGGTGAGCAGAAGGCCCAGGAGGCCAAACACGACAGGTACCGCCAGGCTGTTGATGCGATCGGATAGCCACAAGTAGAGCGCCAGAACAGGCAGGCTGCCCAGCCACAGCCAGCCCAACACTTTCGCCATCTGGAGGCCGTGGAAGTGGAAGGCCAGCAAGGGACTCAGCCATCCCATGATCCGCCGATCCACCCAGAGCAGCAGGCCGATCAGAATCAACATGGCCGCGCTCAGCATCAGGGCGTAGGTCGCCTTCGCCAAAAAGATGCCCCGGCGGGACAGGGGCATGGCGTGCAAATGGCGCCAAGTCTTGAACCGATGCTCGGGCCGGAAGAGCAGAGCGGGGAGGATCGCCAGCATCAGTGGGTGAAAGAAACCTCCCCACAGGGCCACCACCATCTTCACTTGCAAGAAATCCAAGGTGGTCTTGACCTTGGGGGTCAACACCCGCAAGCCGAGGAAGGACCGCTCGACCACCAGCCCCTCGACCAGAACGAACAAAAGCGGCAGCAGCCAAACCAACCGCAGAGCAGGAGACCGCCGCAGTTTCATGCCCTCGGCGGCCAGGAGTCGAAAGAAGGCTCGCACGGCATCTCCTCAGCTACGGGGCTCGTGGTGCCGCGTGAAGTCGAAGGCCCCCAGGGCCACAAGGGCTCCCGCAGACAGCAAACTGCCCGCGGCATAGATCCAGGGAAGAACGCGCCAGCGCTCGAACATGAGTGCCATGTGGGCCGCCAGCCCCCAAGGCAGCAACTGGACCAAGGCTGACCCGCCCACTAGGCGCTGAGTGAACCAGCTACCGGCAATGGCCGCCGCCAGGCCTATCCACAACCCGGGGATCCGCATGGACAGCCAAGTCTGGAAGGCCACCACTGCTACCAAGGCCAAGGCTGAGTAGGTGGTGAACTGGACGAAAGTGACTAAGGGCAGGGGGCCCATCAGCAGGCCGGGCTGATTTCGGAGAAAGAAGCCACCGAATGCGAGCAGTACCGCGAGCAGTGAAAGTGACATCAGCAGCAGCACCAGGTGGCCGAGCGCCTTCACCAGGTAGTGGGTATGGTGAGGCACAGGTTGGATCAGCAGCAGGTTCCAGGCTCGGGCCTCGCGCTCCTGCTCCCAGGACAGCTCACATACCAGGGCGGTGATGACCGGCATGATCACCAGATTCCATGCCGCGAAGTTCAACTCCAGCCAGAACTGGAAGCCCGGCTTGAACATGCGGATCCGGCTTTCCGAAAACCAGAAGATCACCGCCAGGAATCCCGTTTGACATAGAGGTGCCAGGATGGCCGTGAGCAGCAGCCAACTCTTCCGCCACTTGACGCGCTCGGCCCTGAAAAAGGAGCCCAGGGAGGTCATGCCTCCTCCAGCAGGGTCAGGAAACGGGCCTCGAGGTTCGCCTTGTGGGGGGCCAGCTCATAGAGCGGGCAGCCCTTCTCGACCAGGCAGGCGGCGATGCGAGGGGCCACGGTGGCGGGGGCCTGGATCCAAACACGGCCTTCGGCGACCCGGGTAGGGAAGCCCAGTGACTCAAGCGCTGCCTGGGCCTGGAGCAGATCTCCCACCCGCACCACAAGTTCAGCATCGCCCGGCGACCCGAGGCCCTCAGTAGGCCCCTGGTACCGGAGCTTGCCCCGATGAATGACCACCAGATCCTCGGCCACCTGCTCCACCTCCGCCAGCAGGTGGCTGGACAGGAACACCGAAGCACCGGTCTCCTTCGGCAGGCTGCGGATCAGCTCGCGCATGTCCTGGATGCCCGCGGGATCCAGGCCGTTGGTGGGCTCGTCCAGGATGAGGAGGCGGGGCTCGCCCAGCAGGGCCAAGGCCATGCCCAGGCGCTGGCGCATGCCCAGGGAGTACTCCCGCACCGGGCGCCGGGCATCCCGGGCCAAGTCCACCAGCTTCAGCACCCGGTCGAGGCTGGAGCGGGGGATATCCCGCATCAACCGCGTGATCTCCAGGTTTTCCAGGCCCGTTAGGTGGTCGTAGAGCGATGGAGATTCCACCAGCGCGCCAATTTGCGCCAAGGCTGCGGGGTGTCCTGGATGCTGTCCAAGCACCTCGCAGGCACCGCTATCGATCTTGAGGAGCCCCAGCAGCAGCGAGATCGTGGTGGTTTTTCCGGCCCCATTGGGGCCTAGAAAGGCTGTGATGGCTCCTTCCCGAACCTGGAGGTCCAGGTCAGCCACGGCCTTGGTCTTGCCAAACCGGCGAGTCAAACCTTGGGACCAGATGGCATGTTCCATGGCGACCTTCTCCGGAATGGACCTATTTGAGAGTATCTGATCCTTGGCGCCCTCGTTACGGAGGCCCAGGACCTCACAAGAAAGGGGCCCGAAGGCCCCTTTCTCAGAAAAAAGTAATGCTACTCGACGTTGCTGACCTTGATGAACTGATTGGTGGCCGTGCCAGTGGCATCGTTGAAGGTGTTGTTCAGATAGACGGATGTGGCGACGATACCGCCGGCGGTCGGGGCGGGCGGCAGGTAGCCGATCTGGACCTGTCCCTTCTTCGCTAATGTAGCAGCTGCTTTTGTGGTCGTCCCAATGGAATCAGCTTCAGCGATTGCTGCCTGAGCATACGCCGATTCGGTGCCCGTCGCAGCCCAGGGATTCTTGGAAGTCCACACCATCGGGACCATTGAGGCCGCTGCGGTTCCAATGATATTTGTATTGAACAGAGCGAGGGTGGACACGTCCGTGCTGGCCTCACGGGCCCGGTCATAGGAGGACACGAGATCTGCCACGATGCTCACGCAGTTTTCCTGGCTGCTCTTGTCACGGGCGCGAGAACGCTGGCCCAGCAGGGCGGGGATGGCGATGGCGCTGATGATGCCGATGATGGCAAGCACGAGCAGCAGCTCGATCAGGGTGAAACCCTTCTGGTTCTTCATGGAGATCTCCTTGTGGGCGGTTGCCGCGACTGAAGGTATCAATACCTGTGCCAAGGGGCAAAGGAGAAATCGAATCCTTGCCCTGAATGGGCATCAGGCACACCTTCCACCAAGCGGGGGCTGCGAAACCCGACCACACGTCAAGAGACTGACGCGTTGGGTCAGTGTCCTGGCTCCATTGCGTCCACCCAAGTCCCCGCTTCGGCGATTGGAATCGCGCCTGACGGGTCCTGGGCCATGCTACAGGGACACGAAGTGGAAAAGCGGAGACAGGATGAACAGGATTCTTGAGGATTAACAGGATTAAAGATGACAGCAATAGGCTTTAATCCTGTTAATTCGGCTTTTAATCCTGTCAATCCTGCCCCAGCTTTTCCAGCAGTTCCCTCGCCCCCCGATGTTTCGGATCGAGCTTCAGGGATTCCTGGGCCGCCAGACGGGCTTCGTCCTTCCTTCCCAAGCCTTGGAGGATCTGCCCCTTCCGCCACCAGGCGCCGGGGTAGCCGGAACTCCCGCCTTCGAGGGGTTCGCGGAGCGCCTGGTCGAGGGCGGCGAGGCCTTCGGGGCGGTGGAGGCCGCTGACGGCGGCCACCTTGCCGAGCTGCAAGCGAAGCAGGCTGGGGGCGTCCACCTGGGCGAGGTGATCCTGGGCGACCTGCCAGGCGAGGTCGGGGCGCCCACCGTGCAGGTAGGCGTCGCTGACGGCGGCCACGCCGCGCGCGCGGGTGCGGATGCCGGGCAGCAGCCGGGGCGCCTCAACCAGGAGGCGGGCGTTTTTCCCGGCTTCGCCCAGGGCCTTCTTGGCAGGGCGTCGGTCCAGGGCATCCAGCCATTGGCCCACCACTTCGGGATCCTGGGGGGCTTGGGCGAGGGCGCGGCTGAAGGAGGCCTCGGCCTCGCGCCACTTGTCCTCCTCCACCAGGATGAGGGCCTGGAGGAGGTTGCCCCGGGCGGGGGCCACGCGGCGCAGTTGGTCGGCGCAGTTCAGGGCCTTCTTCGTGGACCCGCCCAGCAGGCCCGGCAGCATCTCGTAGGCCAGTCCCAGGCTCATCCAGGCCGGCGCGAGAGTGGAGTCGGCCGCGGTGGCGGCGCGCAGGTCATCCATGGCCCCGAGGGCCCCGCGCAGGCCGCTGAGATCGCGCTGGCGGATGGCCTCCCCCGCACGGGCCAGGCCGCGGGCCAGGAGGGCATCCGCCAGACCGGGCTTCAAGGCCACCGCCCGGTCGGCGGCGGCGCGGGCCTCGGTGAACCGCTGGAGGCTGGACAGGGCCTGGGACTTGGCCGCCCAGGCGGCGGCATCGCTCGGGTTCTGGCGCAGCCGGGCTTCGGCCTCGCCCAGCACCTTGAGGTAGTGCCCGGCATCCAGATCGGCGCGGAAGGCGGGGGCTGGAGGCTGGGCCAGGAAGACCAGGGCGATGGGAATGGGTCGGAGCATGGATAGCCTTCCGGCAAACAGGCGAAAACAGGACTAACAGGATTAGGAAGACCGGATGGGCAAGATTGGGAAAGATATTTTTGTCACTGATTTCAGCGCCATCGCTGAAACCGGCGGCTGATCGGTTGTTCTCTGGAGGATCGGTCCGCCGAGGCCAGCGGTCCAGTCCTTACCCCGGGTATAGCGTGGCGGCGCGGGTTCAGCTATGCTAAGTGATTGTTTGCACATGGCTCTGGAGGAGACCACATGAGCGCCAAGGGCGGATTGTTGGAAGGAAAGCGGGGCCTGATCATCGGCGTGGCGAACAAGCGGTCCATCGCCTGGGGCATCACCCAGAAGGTGGCCGAGGCCGGCGCCCAGCTCTGCCTGACCTACCAGAACGAGCGCCTGGGCGAGAACGTCCGCGAGCTGGCGGTGGACCTGAAGAACCCCCTGCTTCTGCCCATGGACGTGGGCAGTGACAGCCAGATCGTCATGGCCTTCGACGAGATCCGCAAGAAGTGGGGCAAGCTCGATTTCCTGGTGCACGCGGTGGCCTACGCGCCCCGGCAGGCCCTGGAGGGCCGCTTCGTGGAGACCAGCCGTGAGGACTTCCGCGTGGCCCACGACATCAGCGCCTACTCCCTGGCTGCCGTCTGCAACGCCGCCCAGCCCCTCATGGCCGAGGGCGGCTCCATCGTGACCCTCAGCTACCTGGGCGGCGAGCGGGTGGTGCCCGGCTACAACGTGATGGGCGTGGCCAAGGCCGCCCTGGAATCCTGCGTCCGCTACCTGGCCGCCGACCTGGGCCCCCAGGGCATCCGCGTCAACGCCATCTCCGCCGGTCCCATCAAGACCCTGGCCTCCTCGGCCATCCCGGGCATCGGCTCCAAGCTGAAGGCCCACCGCTCCCACACGCCCCTCCAGCGCGACACAGACCAGCTCGAGGTGGGGGACGCTGGCGTGTTCCTCGTCAGCGACATGGGCCGCGGCATCACCGGCCAGGTGCTCTACGTCGATGGTGGCTTCAGCATCATGGCGGGGTAGGCTCCGGCCATCTGAAAGGCGTGGACAGGATTAAGTGCTTGATTAACAGGATTAGAAATCTGATTGCGTCTTTGAAATCCTGTTAATCCTGCCTCAGCTTTTCCCCTGCGGGGACAGGGATTTCAGGAGAGCTTCGGCGCGTTGAGTGGCTTCGGCGCGCGCTGCTGGGGGTTGCTGGGCTTCCATCAGGCGGACGGGAAGCGCCTGGAGGCCCCGCAGGCCCAGGCGTTCGGCCACCTTCATCCAGGCCAGCCCCTCGATGGGGTCCTGGGGGGCGCCCTTGCCGCTGCTGAGGAGGAGGCCGTAGGTCAGGCAGGCCTGGGGATTTCCCGCCGCCAGCCGGGTCTGAAGGGAGGAGATGGCCTTCCGGTACCAGGCGTCGGCCACATCGGGGTGGGCTGTGTGCTGGAGGTCTCCGGCGAGGATCATGGCATCCGAGTCGCCCTGTTGGGCCGCGGCCTCAGCCCAGCGCAGGGCAAGGGCGGGATCCTTCGGGAGGCCAGTTCCAGTGAGCAGGGCCCGGGCCAGGTGGAACTGGGCGCGGGCATCGCCCTGCTCAGCCGCCTTGCGGAACCAGTGCGCGGCCTTGGCCGCATCCCTGGCGAGGAAGCCCTCGCCCTGGGAGCGGAGTAGCCCCATGGCCCGCTGGTCCGCCGGGTGCCCCAGGGCTACGCCGAGCAACCCGCGCCAGGTGCTGCGGCCATCCCAGAGCGAGGCCAGGAGGAAGGCGAGGGGGAACACCAGGGCCAGGGTGCGGAGCAGGCGGTGGAAGGCCACGCGGCTGCTGCCGCCCTGCCGGTTGGAGTGGATGGCCTGGACGGCCCCGGCCAGCAGGGTCGCGGCCAGGGCGATGGTCAGCGGCAGGAGGGCCGCGATCCCGAGGTAGGTCCAGTTCATCTCAGCCCTTCAGCCTGGTGAGGACGTCCAGCACGTCCTGCACGTGCCCCTTCACGCTCACCTTGGGCCAGGCGTGGCGGATGAGGCCCTTGGGGTCCACGAGGAAGGTGCTGCGGATGATGCCTTCGACCTCCTTGCCGTACATGACCTTCTTCCCGAAGGCCCCGAGGGGTTTCAGCAGGGCACAGTCGGGGTCGGAGAGCAGGCGGAAGGGGAGCTGCTGCTTGGTGATGAAGTTCTGGTGGCTCTTCAGGCTGTCCCGGCTGATCCCGTACACCTGGGCGCCGAGGGACTGCACGCGGGCCAGGTTGTCGCGGAAGTCGCAGGCCTCGGTGGTGCAGCCGGGGGTGCTGTCCTTGGGGTAGGCGTAGAGCACGGTCCAGCGGCCCCTGAGGTCCGCGGCCGTGACGGTCGCGCCCTGGTCGTCCTGGAGGGAGAAGGCGGGGAGGGGGTGCCCGATGAGCGAAGTCATGGGCCGTAGCCTAATACGAGTCGGGCCCATGGCGTGGAGGAAGCGGCCTGAAACCTTTCCCTGGAACCTCGGGCCCCCCGGCCGTCTGTGACCGGGGGCATGCTGCGTTGCGGCCAGAATGGGGCGGCGAGGATGACCATGGACCTGACCGAGTTCCTGTCCGCCGAATGGAAGCCGGCCCTTGGCTGCACGGAACCGGCGGCGGTGGCCCATGCCGCCAGCCTGGCTGCGGCCCAGGGCGCCGGCGGGATCCGTGAGGTGCGGCTGGTCGTCGACCCCCGCACCTACAAGAACTGCCACGCCGTGGGCCTTCCCAACAGCGGGGGGCGAACCGGGATCCTCTGGGCCCTGGCCCTGGGCGCCTGCCTGCCCGACCCGGCGCTGGGACTGGGCTGCTTCGCGGCGGTGGATGCGGCCCTCCTCGCCGCGGCACGGGAGCTGGTGGACCGGAAGGTGATCCGCGTGGAGGTGGATACCTCCCGCCTGGAACTCCACATCGACTGCACCGTGGCGCGTGAGGGCG
This region includes:
- the pilB gene encoding type IV-A pilus assembly ATPase PilB, which gives rise to MLVKAQLITDAQLEEVIRIQRREGGKLGSIVVRQGFCSDQDIVSFLGMQYGVPAADLEQWPPIDASVIALIPKDLAQRHKVLPLQRTGNVLTLAMSDPTDIFAMDDVRFHTGYNVDPVVSSEMGLVRAVEKYYGGSSGVRLADGQAGRATTTNLGGAAGAGPTDASLPNPFNEQDEHIDLQELEQELDADAEFEATDDDEESINVGALKRGSEDAPVVKLVNMVLIDAIKRGASDIHIEPYEKNYRIRFRIDGILMEVMRPNLKLKDPLTSRVKILAKLNIAEKRLPQDGRIKLRVNMSGRQKVIDYRVSILPTLFGEKIVLRLLDSDKLMLDLTKLGFEPESLERWDRQISKPYGMVLVTGPTGSGKTNTLYSSIAKLNTVDTNILTAEDPVEFNFPGINQVQMKEQIGLNFAAALRSFLRQDPNIILVGEIRDFETAEIAIKASLTGHLVLSTLHTNDAPSTINRLMNMGVEPFLVATSVNIICAQRLVRRLCSSCKAVDTHHQPEEALREVGFTPEEIQRGITFYKPVGCDICNKRGYKGRVGLYEVLEMSETLKDMILTGASAIELREQGQKEGMITLRRSGCRKVLDGVTTIEEIIRETVL
- a CDS encoding ABC transporter permease yields the protein MRAFFRLLAAEGMKLRRSPALRLVWLLPLLFVLVEGLVVERSFLGLRVLTPKVKTTLDFLQVKMVVALWGGFFHPLMLAILPALLFRPEHRFKTWRHLHAMPLSRRGIFLAKATYALMLSAAMLILIGLLLWVDRRIMGWLSPLLAFHFHGLQMAKVLGWLWLGSLPVLALYLWLSDRINSLAVPVVFGLLGLLLTISLTGQELPQPWRRDLIPWVLPYAAAEQVVRSGPAQQEAHLAGALFQPEPNIVRLPSGKKIKTWQNIPDEMLFPPPPPTPSWLIATFSLLAGALMIGLGYADAGRNRN
- a CDS encoding type IV pilus twitching motility protein PilT; this translates as MSEIGSNYVAPLQQLLKTMVEYGGTDLHITTETAPQIRIDGRMVPLKLPPMDASQTRWLCYGVMTDQQKHRLEEDLEVDFSFGLQGVARFRANVFNQRGATAGVFRTIPENIRSFDQLGLPPSVQALCDKPRGLVLVTGVTGSGKSTTLAAMVDKINAEEPVHILTIEDPVEYVHKHRRALVNQREIHADTHSFKKALRSALRQDPDVVLVGEMRDLETIESALTIAETGHLTFATLHTNSTVQTINRIIDVFPSHQQAQVRAQLSLVLEGVICQSLIPKAGGKGRALALEIMIPNSAIRNLIREDKIHQIYGTMQSGQSKYGMQTFNQSLSDLVIRKEITQEQAFEYSSNTDELRELINRGVGVGSAGGRGAAAAQPAATSNPALGGRNPNIKYT
- a CDS encoding ABC transporter permease, which codes for MTSLGSFFRAERVKWRKSWLLLTAILAPLCQTGFLAVIFWFSESRIRMFKPGFQFWLELNFAAWNLVIMPVITALVCELSWEQEREARAWNLLLIQPVPHHTHYLVKALGHLVLLLMSLSLLAVLLAFGGFFLRNQPGLLMGPLPLVTFVQFTTYSALALVAVVAFQTWLSMRIPGLWIGLAAAIAGSWFTQRLVGGSALVQLLPWGLAAHMALMFERWRVLPWIYAAGSLLSAGALVALGAFDFTRHHEPRS
- a CDS encoding type II secretion system protein, encoding MTGPLSRLSSRRRRGTTGGFSLIELLLVLAIIGIISAIAIPSFLGQRRRARVIGDAMANAKVLSMSLENRKAESGLYGPAGTYGWKPDGSDTTGPTFIPTFQPQGNSKMNYEVKITGAGLTYELTVTDPSIGSGVTAYKTDQSGAELARLH
- a CDS encoding type II secretion system F family protein — encoded protein: MPAYAWKGKNRMGEAQEGVLVSESRDAAAATLKRNGIEVTSIGAMAAKGTKSFGKVKPKDLAIFTRQFSVMIDAGLPLVQCLEILGAQQQDKGFQKIIEAVRQDVEQGLTLQAALSKHPKAFNDLYVNMVGAGESGGILDVILQRLSGYIEKAVKLTAKVKGAMTYPVAVITIAIAVVVIIMVKVIPVFSAMYDGLGSKLPFPTLVCMAISTALINYSWLIILAVVLVVVGLRQYYKTTAGRLVIDSLMLKIPIIGDVLRKVAVARFCRTLGTLISSGVPILEGMDITARTAGNMVIQNAILKSKDAVEQGRNIATPLAETKVFPPMVVQMVGVGEATGALDAMLSKVADFYEDEVDNAVANLTSLMEPVMIAMLGGIIGFIVIAMYLPIFNLANVFGKD
- a CDS encoding ABC transporter ATP-binding protein, with translation MEHAIWSQGLTRRFGKTKAVADLDLQVREGAITAFLGPNGAGKTTTISLLLGLLKIDSGACEVLGQHPGHPAALAQIGALVESPSLYDHLTGLENLEITRLMRDIPRSSLDRVLKLVDLARDARRPVREYSLGMRQRLGMALALLGEPRLLILDEPTNGLDPAGIQDMRELIRSLPKETGASVFLSSHLLAEVEQVAEDLVVIHRGKLRYQGPTEGLGSPGDAELVVRVGDLLQAQAALESLGFPTRVAEGRVWIQAPATVAPRIAACLVEKGCPLYELAPHKANLEARFLTLLEEA